Proteins encoded by one window of Arachis ipaensis cultivar K30076 chromosome B04, Araip1.1, whole genome shotgun sequence:
- the LOC107639462 gene encoding eukaryotic translation initiation factor 3 subunit M, translating to MATLVPTSEEDAALSVVRFASELAWADAGPEVAEPQVSRLCMEAEEFIAMGKWLELASLMITSAELIFSKVTEKDVESIFTVICNLVTKTENPDEVMEIIKVISAKLIQQPNEKPAVRLKILINLYNLVETPYCRFYIYMKALNLAAEGKVTEYIIPSLKNIDNFLKDWKIGISEQRELFLTISKILKENKSMAKDSFKFLTNYLATFNGEDAHELSEAKEEAVHAIIDFVKSPDIFQCDLLDMPAVLQLEKDAKYAVLYQLLKIFLTQRLDAYLEYHTANSALEKNYGLVHEECVAKMRLMSLVDLSSDGSGQIAYELIRETLKINDDEVELWVVKAITAKLIDCKMDQMNQVVVVSHHTDRMFGQHQWQALRTKLVTWRDNISNVINTIQANKVTEDGSQAVQGLVVR from the exons ATGGCCACTCTCGTCCCTACCTCCGAGGAAGATGCCGCTCTCTCTGTCGTCCGTTTCGCCTCCGAGCTCGCCTGGGCCGACGCCGGTCCCGAG GTTGCTGAGCCACAAGTTAGTAGACTATGCATGGAGGCTGAAGAGTTCATTGCTATGGGGAAGTGGTTGGAGCTAGCATCATTGATGATTACGTCTGCTGAGTTGATCTTCTCAAAGGTTACTGAAAAAG ATGTGGAGTCCATCTTCACTGTTATCTGCAATCTTGTTACGAAGACTGAGAATCCAGATGAAGTAATGGAGATCATCAAAGTTATATCAGCAAAATTAATTCAACAACCTAATGAAAAGCCTGCGGTGCGCTTGAAGAT tTTGATCAATCTGTACAATCTTGTGGAGACTCCATACTGCCGCTTTTACATCTACATGAAAGCGTTGAATTTAGCAGCTGAAGGGAAAGTCACTGAATACATTATCCCTTCATTAAAAAATATTGACAATTTTTTGAAAGACTGGAAAATTGGGATATCAGAACAGAGAGAACTCTTTCTTACTATCTCCAAgattttgaaagaaaataaaag CATGGCTAAAGACTCTTTTAAGTTCTTGACAAATTATTTGGCAACTTTTAATGGAGAAGATGCACATGAATTGAGTGAAGCAAAGGAGGAGGCTGTGCATGCAATCATTGATTTTGTGAAATCACCTGATATATTCCAG TGTGATTTATTAGACATGCCTGCTGTTTTGCAATTGGAGAAAGATGCCAAATATGCTGTGTTATACCAGCTTCTCAAGATTTTTCTTACTCAGAGGCTGGATGCTTACTTAGAATATCATACTGCAAATTCTGCCTTGGAGAAAAACTATG GTCTTGTGCATGAAGAATGCGTTGCTAAAATGAGGTTGATGTCATTGGTGGATCTTAGCTCTGATGGATCTGGCCAAATTGCGTATGAACTTATAAGAGAAACACTGAAG atcaatgatgatgaggtagaaCTCTGGGTGGTTAAGGCAATAACTGCAAAGTTGATTGACTGTAAGATGGACCAAATGAATCAAGTTGTAGTTGTTAG TCATCACACCGATCGTATGTTTGGTCAGCACCAATGGCAAGCACTGAGAACAAAGCTAGTGACATGGAGG GATAATATTTCGAATGTGATCAATACAATTCAGGCTAACAAAGTAACCGAAGATGGGTCCCAGGCAGTCCAAGGTTTGGTGGTTCGTTGA